Part of the Nicotiana sylvestris chromosome 5, ASM39365v2, whole genome shotgun sequence genome is shown below.
AAAGACAAGCAAGTGATGAAAACTCATCATACAGGCCCTCAACTTTGGATTTGCATGTGAATCAAACCGAATCAACTGCACAATTTGGACAAGGTATGGAAGCCCCCAATGAAAAGACAGTAGTGGGAACAACTTATAACATCAACTGTTCCCGGAACCAGGAGCTGAGAAATTACTTGTCACAGCATGAAGTGCAATCCCTTGGTTCTCCATCTCTGGACAAGGTTGGCTGGAATCATGATGAAGTCATGGTTGGTAATCAAAATGAAAGCACAAGAGGAAATTATAGAATCAATTTTTCAGATTTAACTCGTGATAAACAGGCAAGCATACTACAAATGACACCACAGAGCTCGAATTGTTCCACCTGCAGCAGCAGCACATGCTTGCCACATGGGAAAGGCTTGAAGAGACAGCATTCATATAGAACTGATGAAACACAATTCTACAGCTTAAATGCCAGAGGAGTGTATTTCAATTCCATGCAGGCTTATCAAGCAATCCTTCCAGCAAATGAACCTGAAGTTTATAGTAACCTAGGGATGCATTGTCCTGCAATTTACAAGAAAAAGAGAACAGAAGAGGGCCACAGCATCTTACATTAAGCATTTTACTCGCGAAATTAACCACGTGCCTTCATCGCAGTGCAATATCAGTGGTTCCCCTAGCAACAATTCTTCAACCAATATAGCCTACAACAGACTGCAGAACTCCGATTTTGTGCCAGCAGTTGTGGAAGCAGAGAAGTCAAGGAAGAGGAGATCAAAAGGCGCAACTCAAGTGCATGAGTTAGCATCTGTGCATGAAATTTACAAACAATTTCAGACTTCTACATCCAAATACGCTACAAAATGCAGTCACAAAATTCTTACCAGCAAATTCAATAGTATTCTCTTCTGCAGAGCTGGTGAATTGAAGCATAAATAGTGTTTGAGTTGGTCAGCAGGACCAGCACAAACAAGGGACGGATATACAGTACATGAATCTGTCCAGTCTGCAATAGGAAATATAGAAAGTAATGATACGAGTGAAAGCTCCATTtcctgattttcttttttaatatgCCCCACATTTCTCAGGCAGACAAATTCTTAAAAGGTACTGCCTCACAGTAGACAAGCATATCAATTAATTTTAGAAAACTTAGTTTACTTAGAAATGTCAAAAAATAGATACGTACTCTTGTTTCGAAGAGAGAATTTGTTAGGGTGATTTAAAAGAGTCTAAAATTTCTAACTTTAATTGTATCAAATGACAGTTATGCAAATACACCCACTAGAGAAAAGTAAATATTTAAAAGAACGAAAGAATTGCCTTCATAAAATCTCTGTTCCATTACAGACATTCACAGGACAGGACAGCAGCATGAGAAGAACAAATAAATTTCCTGCAGCACCTATACCATAACGATATCAACCTTAAAGGTCAAAATTTCTGTCTAGAACTATGGCACATGTTACCAGTAATCCCCACATGAACAAACACCATCCTTGAAGTGATGAAAGCGATTAGAGTCCCTcacaataatctctctctctgtTATCTTAGAAATAAGTTTAGTCACATTGTGGCAGTCTCCACAAACCCGCAAGTTTTTATAGATCCGTAAAGGACTTCTATGAGGAGTGTTAAGAATTCCATAAGCAATAGCCAATCTCTCACTATGACTGGTAAGGATTTGTTCCTTTTCGTCATCCATAACATCTTGTAATACAAAAGTATAGTCTGGAGTATAACCTAGGGTCTTCATCTTAGCAGTTAAAATACTTAATTCCTCGTATATCTCATGGCACTGCGGATGAGATTGATTTCCTGTGTAAAAGACTTCAATCTTATTGTTCATTTCAATTGAGCTCCATCCAGGAGTCTTCTTCAACCCCCTGTCTCTAGCCAATGATCTCACTTCATTCACCCCCTCCCATTTCCCATAATTAGCATAGATGTTAGACAACACGACATAGTACCCAACATTCTCCGGGTCAACTTCAAACAAATTATCTGAAGCCAATTTACCCAACTCAACATTTCCATGTATTCGACATGCACCTAGAAGAGCACCCCAAACTGAAGCATCAGGCTGCAAAGGCATGCTTTTTATAAAACGGTATGCTGTTTCTAGGCGCCCAGCCCTAGCAAACATATCAACAATGCAACCATAGTGCTTTAGAACAGGTTTGATGCCAAACTCTTGCTCCATCATATGAAAGTATCTTTTACCCTCATCAACTAATCCTGAATGGCTACAAGCTGACAATAGAGATAAAAATGTTACATGATCTGGTTTAACACCTTCACCCAGCATATCATTGAATAGTTTCAGAGAAACCCTGCCATTTCCATGAATACCATGACATGATATTATGGCATTCCAAGGGACTGTAATCATCCTAGGCACCTCGTAAAACAAAGACATGGCATCATCCAGTCTTCCACATTTACCATAAAGGTCAATGAGGGAGGTACCAACAAAGACGTCCAAATTCAGAGCTACTCTGAAAACATGCCCATGAGTCCTCATTCCTTCTCGCAACGCACCTAGATGAGCATAAGCTGGCAAAATGCTAACCCAAGTTCCTTGGTTTGGTGCTACGTCATCACATTTTTTCATCATGTTGTAAAGTTCAATAGCCTCACTTGCAAGACCATTTTGAGCATAACCTGAGATCATTGAGTTCCAGGACACCACATCCTTAACCAGCATCTCGTCAAAAACCTTACGACTACAATGAATAAAACCCAATTTTGCATACATATCCACAACAGCATTACACACAATAACGTCCTCCTGAATCCAACATCTCCTCAATATAAATCCATGAATTGATCTGCAGCAATGGAAACTTTTGGTCTGAGCTGTACTAGAAGCTAAACTCACTATCGTCAACAAGTCAGGCTGAATCTCATTTACCATCATCTCATGAAAGTATTTCAGTGCCTTTTCAGGTACATTATTTTGCTCATATGCAGCAATTAAAGAGTTCCATGATATTAAATCTCTTACTATCATATCATCAAATACTTTTTGTGCATGTCTTAACTCACCAAATCTGGCGTACATGTTTATTAAGGCATTCGATACAAAGACATCTAATTCTAGGCCATGCTTTATAACATACAAGTGAATTAACATCCCGTGCACAATATCATCAAGCTGCCCACATATAGGAAGTACTGTTGCGATAGTCACCGAATCCATTTTTATACCCTCTAATCTCATCTCATTCAACAGGCTCAATGCCTCTATAGCATTTCCATTCTGACAAAATCCAGATATCATAGCATTCCAACAACCCATATCCCGAAAAGGCATATTCTTAAAAATTTTGAAGGCAACAGTAGATGATTGGAAACGGCAATACATATGCACCAAGGAGGCAGCTACAAACACATCCCACTCTAAGCCAAGTTTCGAAGCCCAGCAATGTATTCTTGCACCATCAAGTATATTACCGCAAGCTTTCAACACTGGAGGGAAAGTGTAAAAGTCAGGCTTAACATCAGCCGTGGACAACATTTCATTCAAACAATTCAGAGATTCACGGAAATTGCCATTACGAACATAAGATGATATCATGGAATTCCAGATATAAGCATCTTTATTCTCTATCACGCAGAAAGTCTTCAGAGACAAAGAAACATCACCCAAGTGAGCATAAAGATTCCCAAGTCTAGTGCCGATAAAGATACTCTGAGCCTTCCCTGACACAACGAGAAGGGCATGAAGGCACTTCAAAATGTAGATTTTGGTACAGGATTTGAATAAATGCTCAAAGTCTATCTCTTTTTTCCTTCTTGCAACACCATTTGATAACACCTCATTGCAACTTCTACTTGAGTATAACTTGCAACAGAAAGAGAAGAATGGTAGAGATTTTGTGGAACGCCCACCTTTGAACGACAGTAAAAATCTGCAGAGACAAAGCCGAAAATGAAATCAATACGAAGACCCAAAGATTACATGTTAGAATTCTTCCCCTCTCTTTGGAAAGTacaataggaagaagaaaacatcATATCAGTAGTCAACATGCCATGAAAATATAAAGAACAGAATGGGAAGTTGAAGCCACCACTAATGCAAATAGGATAATAAATAAACAATTGAATTATAAGCTCCTCAAGATAACATGCAGAATACACAAATTGATGTTAGAGATCACATGGAGCTAATGTGTATGCGGTAGATTTTGAGGCTAGACTTAATAGTTACATCTGAGAGTTCATAATGACTACCCTCCTTCAAAAGCTAGATCTATTGGGTTAAGCACTGCAACCAGGTATGCGAACAAATTACCTAAATTAATAGAATTTGAGACGGTAAAATTCTTCTTAAGTGTAAATGAGACATACTTTGTTTGTAAATCAGACTGTAGGCATTTGAATGACTAAAATATTTGCTATCAAAATCATCACTAATATCCTTCTATGATCCCAACTTTATCCTAAAGGATACATACACCATAAATTTCAAGAGGACTCCTAGGATGTGCATATATCTTGACAATCTACATGTTCCGATGCTTCCCAACTTACAAATCTTGGGATATGAATCTTTTTTCTTTCAATTATTCACTTCTTTCAGAACTTAAATGAAAGAGGTGAACAATCTAAGACTCTCTTTGGCTTCTTGAGACCATACCCAACTATCAAGACACTTGCATTTGAAACTCATATTCGACCAATTCATCACTTCATCCTTTTGTCATAACTTGTTCATTCAGAACCCTTGAAAATTAAGACATTCAAATGGTTCTTATGTTCACGGTAGTCTAAACACTAATCAACTCCAACAGTTGAGAAGGTCTTGTAAAATTTTTAAGTTTCAATTCTTATATGTGCAAGAATTCCAATGAGATTCGGCCCACCTGCTCTTTTGGAGTTTGTGGCAGTTACATAATTGGTTTCAGTGAGGTAAAGGAAAAGGAATGGACAGTGTTTACAAAGAGTTGCATTGCATACTATTTACATTTCTTTCAGTGGATCATGTGTGGGCTAGAAGGATGCCGTAGTCGTTTTTATATCCCTCGACCTTTTCACTAAGGAAATTCGAAGTCTCTGTTCTGCTAAATGTTGTGTTCTATTTTTAATTATAGCATTAATTCTGATTTCCGCGAACAAAACATTTGACTTAGCTCGTAACATATAGCCTAATCCCTGTTTcttgtttgattttgtttaaatCTTAGTTTGAATTAGCTCATATCTATCTTAGAGACCTATTGTTTCAAGAGTTATAACTTATTGGGTTGCCTATTATATAGGTACGACCTGCATATTTTATTAAGGACAGATAACTTGTCGAATTGAACTGATTCTACACAATCTCTCTCTCCCTACTTCCTCCTCCTTCACGTTCATTTACCCTTTATCTCTCCCTCTCTCCTCCACTCTcctatttctctctctctctctctctctctctctctctctctctctctctttatttctctttcttcttgcTCTGTTATTCTTCTTTATTTCTCCCCTTTCTCTTGTTTTCCGTTGCCTTTTTTCCCTTCTCCATTTCATTACTACAACATTCATTTTGTCTAGCCCATCAAAAGTAAAATACAGCAAGTCTTTCACATATTAAAGATTGAGATTGTTATCACAAACTAGTATCAGAATTTATCAGTCCAGACTGGTGTAGCAGCTTATGTACATGGCTGCGAGTGTCAATTCAAGTTATTTGTTTATAAGGAACAAAATTATGTCAATTTATGTTAATATGAATTGATAAGCTTTAATGAAACACATTGGTGCTTGTGCTTGACAACAGCTTGAGGGTAGGTTCATTATCCCCATCTAGCCAGTGCTTAGGGTAGCTTCTCAGAAGTTATTAAAATAATCTAGGACGACTTACCACCATAACATTGAgaatctagcaaatattaattacAATGGTTTAGGTTCCCGATGGGGTATAAGATTTTCTGTAACTGGTGTCACTACCTATGGATGAAACTTGTTGTATCATATGAATAGTGCTCGTAAGTGAGCAGATTGGGTTGGGTTTGTGCGACCTGCCCATATTCAATACGGGTTGAAAATGGGTAGAGTGATGGATTATATGGGTCAACCATATATTTTGCACCTTCAGCTTTTTAGCTTAAGTAAACCTCTGCGCTGCAAAACAAAAACTATAGATTGGTCTTATTATAACCAAAAGTCCAAAACTTGAGTAATTCCAAAATTCACACATAATTGTAAAACTTGCCAACACTTAAGAGAGACCAGATGTATCCTACTGCTATTCATAAACTAAAACAAACCAAAAAAAAGGACAAAATATCATCTGTTTTATAGTTGTAGAGTCGAGAAAAAGCTGGTGCTGGACAAGAACTAGCGAAATACCTCTTTCTTTTTAGATGTATCTGCAGTCTCAAATTAAATGCTCAATAAATGAAGGCAAagtgaagcgaaaaatgaaaaatgaaggcaaaaataaataaaaataattaaaaggaaGAAATGGAAAAGGAGAATCATCCTATGAATCAAATCCACTCTTTTATTCAAAAGTATAACCAACAAATGTCATCTAAAAACAAATTTCCAAATTCAGACCTCAACGCCCAAAACCCCTTTTTGCAATATGAATTTCAACTGTTTAGATGTTCTCTAATATGCAAACATATCAGAtcaagaagcagaaaaagatatcATTAGCAATATTAATCTGATATTGAAGATTCTAATCAGTAAATTATGTTCTTCCTCAACACTATCAAAAGGACCTCAATCAGGCTCATATCACTAGAAATCAACGGCGCAGATTGCCTTACACCATCAGATTTCTAAACCTTATGATCTAGCAATGCATAATGAGCCACGTGTCTCTAGTCAAATTCCCTCTCCCCTATAAATTCCGCTCACGATGAACCACTCGACATAGGAGGATGAGCTGGTGAGGTCTCCATTCCCCAAGTAGATAGAGAGCATAAGAGAAGTAAAAGAATCAGATTTTATTTACACCTAGAATAGGGGAAATGGGTTGCCCCGTTCACTCATATTTATTGTGGTTTAAATGGGTTAAGCCATATTTTACCCAAGTGACAAAAATCACTCACCCAACCCATATACAGTTGGGCAGTTGTCAAAAGAATTGAAATTTTGCCAGCACTACATACGGATGAAGTTTATGATTGATGGCCATGTGATTAA
Proteins encoded:
- the LOC104216129 gene encoding pentatricopeptide repeat-containing protein At4g33990, with amino-acid sequence MLLFGCAKRLVKRLPISCQDEQRHVSAEVNVAMSQRFLLSFKGGRSTKSLPFFSFCCKLYSSRSCNEVLSNGVARRKKEIDFEHLFKSCTKIYILKCLHALLVVSGKAQSIFIGTRLGNLYAHLGDVSLSLKTFCVIENKDAYIWNSMISSYVRNGNFRESLNCLNEMLSTADVKPDFYTFPPVLKACGNILDGARIHCWASKLGLEWDVFVAASLVHMYCRFQSSTVAFKIFKNMPFRDMGCWNAMISGFCQNGNAIEALSLLNEMRLEGIKMDSVTIATVLPICGQLDDIVHGMLIHLYVIKHGLELDVFVSNALINMYARFGELRHAQKVFDDMIVRDLISWNSLIAAYEQNNVPEKALKYFHEMMVNEIQPDLLTIVSLASSTAQTKSFHCCRSIHGFILRRCWIQEDVIVCNAVVDMYAKLGFIHCSRKVFDEMLVKDVVSWNSMISGYAQNGLASEAIELYNMMKKCDDVAPNQGTWVSILPAYAHLGALREGMRTHGHVFRVALNLDVFVGTSLIDLYGKCGRLDDAMSLFYEVPRMITVPWNAIISCHGIHGNGRVSLKLFNDMLGEGVKPDHVTFLSLLSACSHSGLVDEGKRYFHMMEQEFGIKPVLKHYGCIVDMFARAGRLETAYRFIKSMPLQPDASVWGALLGACRIHGNVELGKLASDNLFEVDPENVGYYVVLSNIYANYGKWEGVNEVRSLARDRGLKKTPGWSSIEMNNKIEVFYTGNQSHPQCHEIYEELSILTAKMKTLGYTPDYTFVLQDVMDDEKEQILTSHSERLAIAYGILNTPHRSPLRIYKNLRVCGDCHNVTKLISKITEREIIVRDSNRFHHFKDGVCSCGDYW